A region from the Aegilops tauschii subsp. strangulata cultivar AL8/78 chromosome 5, Aet v6.0, whole genome shotgun sequence genome encodes:
- the LOC109755487 gene encoding rust resistance kinase Lr10-like, with the protein MVATALYLSLKTRYNEEIHLKVEMFLKTYGTSKPTRYTFSEIKKITRRFKDKLGHGGFGSVYKGELPNGVPVAVKMLEHSNGEGQEFTNEVATIGRIHHTNIVRLLGFCSEGTRRALIYEFMPKDSLEEYIFSGNSVISRELLVPNKMLDVALGIARGMEYLHQGCNQRILHFDIKPRNILLDYNFNPKISDFGLAKLCTRDQSIITLTAARGTMGYIAPEIYSRNFGGISYKSDVYSFGMLVLEMVSGRRNSDPSMESQNQEYLPEWIYEKVITGEELVLTLEVTPEGKEKTRQLAIVALWCIQWNPRNRPSMTKVVNMLTGSLQNLQMPPKPFVPSENHRMP; encoded by the coding sequence ATGGTGGCCACTGCTCTTTATCTTTCACTGAAAACAAGATACAATGAAGAGATACACTTGAAAGTCGAAATGTTTCTCAAGACATATGGCACATCAAAACCAACAAGGTACACTTTCTCCGAAATTAAGAAGATAACGAGACGGTTCAAGGATAAATTAGGACATGGTGGATTTGGAAGTGTGTACAAAGGTGAGCTACCAAATGGGGTTCCTGTGGCCGTCAAGATGCTTGAGCACTCTAATGGAGAAGGGCAGGAATTCACCAATGAAGTTGCAACTATTGGAAGAATCCACCATACAAACATTGTCCGCCTCCTTGGTTTTTGCTCTGAAGGGACAAGAAGGGCTCTTATTTACGAATTCATGCCTAAAGATTCATTGGAGGAATATATATTCTCAGGTAATTCTGTTATTTCTCGAGAACTCCTGGTACCGAACAAAATGCTAGATGTTGCTTTAGGCATTGCTAGAGGAATGGAGTACTTACATCAAGGATGCAACCAGCGCATCCTCCACTTCGACATCAAGCCTCGCAATATCTTACTGGACTACAATTTCAACCCGAAGATCTCAGACTTCGGCCTTGCAAAGTTGTGTACAAGGGATCAAAGCATCATCACCTTGACCGCAGCAAGAGGCACTATGGGCTACATCGCCCCAGAGATTTACTCTAGGAACTTTGGTGGGATATCCTACAAGTCGGATGTTTATAGTTTCGGCATGCTAGTGTTAGAAATGGTGAGTGGACGGAGGAACTCAGACCCAAGTATGGAGAGCCAGAACCAAGAATACCTCCCGGAGTGGATCTACGAGAAAGTAATCACTGGAGAGGAACTGGTGCTTACTCTGGAAGTGACACCAGAAGGGAAAGAAAAGACGAGACAGCTTGCTATCGTGGCACTTTGGTGTATTCAGTGGAACCCAAGAAACCGGCCATCAATGACAAAGGTGGTAAATATGTTAACTGGAAGCTTACAGAATCTGCAAATGCCCCCTAAGCCATTTGTCCCATCTGAAAATCACCGCATGCCATAG
- the LOC109755481 gene encoding rust resistance kinase Lr10-like yields the protein MPSWWLLLHCLAAVLTMDVEGRHDRYACPHFSCGHLQDVHYPFRLRGDPTECGSPSYELVCAGDRTTIQINTGTYLVTEIDYELSYFRVVDANLDMSSSCPLPRWDQRPYLNGLQTPAVTWANFVNCSRAITNSSDYKPVACLSTSTSFVYVLVNSYYVEKLKPSCGYLAMAALGDRSMRYDNASHGTLVRSLRGGFRVLFPLYDTTPGSFTGCLKDLSVSYPGDSVASLLVRWLVFILTVDSQILYCAFGADNLRSTQHLHSLRSAIVFSPLILKFVAGVCRLVVAPLVVLFFLAHKYWKTRITIDAVEKFLQMQQMIGPTRYAYTDIVAVTGHFRDKLGQGGYGSVYKGILLPGDVHVAIKMLDGKSCCDGEDFISEVSTIGRIHHVNVVRLVGFCSEEMRRALVYEYMPHGSLDKYIFSAEKSFSWDKLSEIALGIARGINYLHQGCDMQILHFDIKPHNILLDTNFVPKVADFGLAKLYPRGNSFVPMSALRGTIGYIAPEMISRSFGVISSKSDVYSFGMLLLEMAGGRRNADPNAANSSQAFYPSWVYDRLTKHEPGEISAEMHELERKLCLVGLCCIQMKSHDRPEMSEVIEMLEGSVDSVPVPSRPFFCDDEHSSVVEPYHFLSELTTISEEGE from the exons ATGCCTTCATGGTGGTTGCTGCTGCATTGCCTGGCCGCTGTTCTTACCATGGATGTTGAGGGGCGACATGATAGGTACGCCTGCCCTCATTTTTCTTGCGGCCATCTCCAGGACGTCCACTACCCTTTCCGCCTGCGAGGCGATCCAACTGAGTGCGGTTCTCCGTCATACGAGCTGGTTTGCGCCGGCGACCGGACTACAATTCAGATCAACACAGGGACATACTTGGTCACCGAGATCGACTACGAACTTTCATACTTCCGGGTCGTGGATGCCAACCTGGACATGAGCAGCAGCTGCCCTCTTCCTCGCTGGGACCAGCGCCCTTACCTAAATGGTCTCCAGA cccccgcggttACATGGGCAAACTTTGTGAATTGTTCACGGGCGATCACGAACAGCAGTGACTACAAACCGGTGGCTTGCCTGAGCACCAGCACTTCTTTCGTCTATGTGTTGGTCAACTCTTATTATGTCGAGAAGCTTAAGCCTTCTTGCGGGTACTTGGCCATGGCTGCTTTGGGTGATCGGAGCATGCGGTATGATAACGCAAGCCACGGAACTTTGGTACGATCCCTCAGAGGAGGGTTTCGTGTTTTGTTTCCTTTATACGACACGACGCCTGGGAGCTTCacgggctgcctaaaggatctgAGTGT CTCATACCCTGGAGACTCGGTGGCTTCTCTTCTCGTGCGATGGCTTGTGTTCATTCTTACGGTTGATTCTCAAATCCTGTATTGTGCATTTGGAGCAGATAATTTGCGTTCCACTCAGCACCTTCACTCACTACGCTCTGCGATAGTATTCTCCCCGTTAATATTGAAGTTCGTTGCTG GAGTATGCAGGTTAGTGGTTGCTCCCCTAGTGGTACTGTTCTTCCTGGCACACAAGTATTGGAAAACAAGGATCACAATCGATGCAGTCGAGAAGTTCCTACAAATGCAGCAAATGATCGGCCCGACAAGGTATGCCTACACAGATATTGTCGCGGTCACAGGCCATTTCAGAGACAAGCTGGGTCAGGGAGGCTATGGCTCCGTCTACAAGGGCATTCTGCTCCCAGGCGATGTCCATGTGGCCATCAAGATGTTGGACGGCAAATCCTGCTGCGATGGAGAAGATTTCATCAGTGAGGTCTCCACCATCGGCAGGATCCACCATGTCAATGTGGTCCGTCTGGTCGGGTTCTGCTCGGAGGAAATGAGGAGGGCGCTAGTCTACGAGTATATGCCCCATGGTTCTCTTGATAAGTACATCTTCTCTGCGGAGAAGAGTTTCTCCTGGGACAAGCTCAGTGAGATTGCCTTGGGCATTGCTAGGGGGATCAACTACCTGCATCAAGGATGCGACATGCAGATTCTACACTTTGACATCAAGCCGCACAACATCCTTCTTGACACCAATTTTGTCCCAAAAGTTGCCGATTTTGGCCTTGCCAAGCTATACCCAAGGGGCAACAGTTTTGTGCCCATGAGCGCCCTACGGGGAACAATCGGATACATAGCTCCTGAGATGATATCCCGGAGCTTTGGCGTCATATCCAGCAAGTCCGATGTTTACAGCTTTGGGATGCTGCTGCTGGAGATGGCTGGAGGACGCAGGAACGCAGACCCGAACGCGGCAAACTCAAGCCAGGCATTCTACCCATCGTGGGTGTATGACCGGCTAACTAAACATGAACCGGGTGAGATATCTGCTGAGATGCATGAATTGGAGAGGAAGCTGTGCCTTGTTGGTCTGTGTTGCATCCAGATGAAGTCTCACGATCGGCCAGAGATGAGCGAAGTCATAGAGATGCTCGAGGGGAGCGTTGACAGCGTGCCGGTGCCTTCAAGGCCATTCTTCTGTGATGATGAGCACAGCTCTGTAGTGGAGCCTTACCATTTCCTCTCTGAGCTGACTACCATTTCGGAGGAGGGTGAGTGA
- the LOC109755464 gene encoding uncharacterized protein isoform X2, whose protein sequence is MAEAPAASRRAEEAGSRRRAEEEAEAAAAADGDGDSSVYTSEDEGTEDYRRGGYHAVRPGDTFKQGAYVVQSKLGWGHFSTVWLAWDTAHSRYVALKVQKSAQHYTEAAMDEIKILRQIADGDPEDSRCVVKLLDHFKHSGPNGSHVCMVFEFLGDNLLTLIKYTDYRGIPLPMVKEICRHVLIGLDYLHRELSIIHTDLKPENILLVSTIDPSKDPRKSGVPLVPPAARAIEPPPRAPAAPSVSTGLTRNQKKKIRKKAKRVAASTSEGNGAVASVDTDESDDKGDLSTANEGSPSEDGDRKRGGGHRRGSKGTRKRMAMEAELSCKLVDFGNACWTYKQFTSDIQTRQYRCPEVLLGSKYSTSADLWSFACICFELASGDVLFDPHSGDNFDRDEDHLALMMELLGMMPRKIALGGRYSRDYFNRYGDLRHIRRLRFWPLSKVLVEKYEFSDIDAIAMSDFLVPILDFVPEKRPTAAQLLQHPWFDAGPLRRQPRALADTAENPVDGAPENKGKEKDDERDAMAAELGNIAIDGASSSKTVKDPQASSKQKIANGTPSKK, encoded by the exons ATGGCCGAGGCTCCGGCGGCGAGCCGCAGGGCGGAGGAGGCGGGGAGCCGGCGCcgcgcggaggaggaggcggaggcggcggccgccGCCGACGGGGACGGGGACAGCAGCGTCTACACCTCCGAGGACGAGGGCACGGAGGACTACCGCCGCGGCGGCTACCACGCCGTCCGCCCCGGCGACACCTTCAAGCAGGGCGCCTACGTCGTGCAGTCCAAGCTCGGCTGGGGCCACTTCTCCACCGTCTGGCTCGCCTGGGACACCGCCCACTCC AGGTATGTGGCCCTCAAGGTGCAGAAGAGCGCACAGCACTACACGGAGGCTGCCATGGATGAGATCAAGATCTTGAGGCAGATTGCCGATGGCGACCCTGAAGACTCCCGCTGTGTTGTGAAGCTTCTTGACCACTTCAAGCACTCAGGCCCCAACGGGAGCCATGTCTGCATGGTGTTTGAGTTTCTTGGTGATAACTTGCTCACCCTGATCAAGTACACGGACTATCGCGGGATTCCGCTTCCGATGGTTAAGGAGATATGCCGGCATGTGCTCATTGGCCTTGACTACCTCCACCGCGAGCTTTCTATTATCCACACTGATCTGAAGCCTGAGAATATATTGCTCGTGTCCACTATTGACCCCTCGAAGGATCCCCGGAAGTCAGGTGTGCCACTGGTGCCCCCTGCTGCAAGGGCCATCGAGCCACCTCCAAGGGCACCTGCTGCACCATCAGTAAGTACTGGCCTCACCAGGAACCAAAAGAAGAAGATCCGGAAGAAAGCCAAACGTGTAGCTGCTTCAACTTCAGAAGGCAATGGGGCAGTGGCATCTGTTGACACGGATGAATCGGATGATAAGGGAGATCTGAGTACAGCAAATGAGGGCAGTCCTAGCGAGGATGGGGACAGGAAGAGAGGAGGGGGACATAGGCGGGGCAGCAAAGGGACTAGGAAGAGGATGGCGATGGAAGCTGAACTAAGCTGCAAGCTGGTGGACTTTGGAAATGCATGTTGGACGTACAAGCAGTTCACAAGTGATATCCAAACAAGGCAATACAGATGTCCTGAGGTCCTTCTGGGCTCCAAGTACTCTACATCTGCTGACTTGTGGTCCTTTGCATGCATATGCTTTGAACTTGCCTCAGGAGATGTGCTCTTTGATCCGCATAGTGGAGATAACTTTGACAGGGATGAG GATCACCTTGCGCTGATGATGGAGCTACTTGGAATGATGCCTCGAAAG ATTGCCTTGGGTGGCCGATATTCACGTGATTACTTCAATCGTTATGGGGACTTGAGGCACATCCGTCGCTTGCGGTTCTGGCCTCTCAGCAAGGTGCTTGTTGAGAAGTACGAGTTCAGCGATATAGATGCCATTGCCATGTCAGACTTTCTCGTCCCGATACTTGATTTTGTTCCCGAGAAGCGTCCTACAGCTGCACAGTTGCTTCAGCACCCATGGTTTGATGCTGGACCCCTTCGACGGCAGCCCAGAGCGCTGGCGGACACGGCTGAGAATCCAGTTGATGGTGCTCCAGAGAACAAAGGCAAGGAGAAAGACGATGAAAGAGATGCAATGGCAGCGGAGCTGGGGAACATCGCCATAGATGGCGCTTCTTCATCCAAGACAGTGAAGGATCCCCAAGCAAGCTCCAAGCAAAAGATTGCAAATGGTACGCCTTCTAAGAAGTGA
- the LOC109755464 gene encoding uncharacterized protein isoform X1 yields MAEAPAASRRAEEAGSRRRAEEEAEAAAAADGDGDSSVYTSEDEGTEDYRRGGYHAVRPGDTFKQGAYVVQSKLGWGHFSTVWLAWDTAHSRYVALKVQKSAQHYTEAAMDEIKILRQIADGDPEDSRCVVKLLDHFKHSGPNGSHVCMVFEFLGDNLLTLIKYTDYRGIPLPMVKEICRHVLIGLDYLHRELSIIHTDLKPENILLVSTIDPSKDPRKSGVPLVPPAARAIEPPPRAPAAPSVSTGLTRNQKKKIRKKAKRVAASTSEGNGAVASVDTDESDDKGDLSTANEGSPSEDGDRKRGGGHRRGSKGTRKRMAMEAELSCKLVDFGNACWTYKQFTSDIQTRQYRCPEVLLGSKYSTSADLWSFACICFELASGDVLFDPHSGDNFDRDEQDHLALMMELLGMMPRKIALGGRYSRDYFNRYGDLRHIRRLRFWPLSKVLVEKYEFSDIDAIAMSDFLVPILDFVPEKRPTAAQLLQHPWFDAGPLRRQPRALADTAENPVDGAPENKGKEKDDERDAMAAELGNIAIDGASSSKTVKDPQASSKQKIANGTPSKK; encoded by the exons ATGGCCGAGGCTCCGGCGGCGAGCCGCAGGGCGGAGGAGGCGGGGAGCCGGCGCcgcgcggaggaggaggcggaggcggcggccgccGCCGACGGGGACGGGGACAGCAGCGTCTACACCTCCGAGGACGAGGGCACGGAGGACTACCGCCGCGGCGGCTACCACGCCGTCCGCCCCGGCGACACCTTCAAGCAGGGCGCCTACGTCGTGCAGTCCAAGCTCGGCTGGGGCCACTTCTCCACCGTCTGGCTCGCCTGGGACACCGCCCACTCC AGGTATGTGGCCCTCAAGGTGCAGAAGAGCGCACAGCACTACACGGAGGCTGCCATGGATGAGATCAAGATCTTGAGGCAGATTGCCGATGGCGACCCTGAAGACTCCCGCTGTGTTGTGAAGCTTCTTGACCACTTCAAGCACTCAGGCCCCAACGGGAGCCATGTCTGCATGGTGTTTGAGTTTCTTGGTGATAACTTGCTCACCCTGATCAAGTACACGGACTATCGCGGGATTCCGCTTCCGATGGTTAAGGAGATATGCCGGCATGTGCTCATTGGCCTTGACTACCTCCACCGCGAGCTTTCTATTATCCACACTGATCTGAAGCCTGAGAATATATTGCTCGTGTCCACTATTGACCCCTCGAAGGATCCCCGGAAGTCAGGTGTGCCACTGGTGCCCCCTGCTGCAAGGGCCATCGAGCCACCTCCAAGGGCACCTGCTGCACCATCAGTAAGTACTGGCCTCACCAGGAACCAAAAGAAGAAGATCCGGAAGAAAGCCAAACGTGTAGCTGCTTCAACTTCAGAAGGCAATGGGGCAGTGGCATCTGTTGACACGGATGAATCGGATGATAAGGGAGATCTGAGTACAGCAAATGAGGGCAGTCCTAGCGAGGATGGGGACAGGAAGAGAGGAGGGGGACATAGGCGGGGCAGCAAAGGGACTAGGAAGAGGATGGCGATGGAAGCTGAACTAAGCTGCAAGCTGGTGGACTTTGGAAATGCATGTTGGACGTACAAGCAGTTCACAAGTGATATCCAAACAAGGCAATACAGATGTCCTGAGGTCCTTCTGGGCTCCAAGTACTCTACATCTGCTGACTTGTGGTCCTTTGCATGCATATGCTTTGAACTTGCCTCAGGAGATGTGCTCTTTGATCCGCATAGTGGAGATAACTTTGACAGGGATGAG CAGGATCACCTTGCGCTGATGATGGAGCTACTTGGAATGATGCCTCGAAAG ATTGCCTTGGGTGGCCGATATTCACGTGATTACTTCAATCGTTATGGGGACTTGAGGCACATCCGTCGCTTGCGGTTCTGGCCTCTCAGCAAGGTGCTTGTTGAGAAGTACGAGTTCAGCGATATAGATGCCATTGCCATGTCAGACTTTCTCGTCCCGATACTTGATTTTGTTCCCGAGAAGCGTCCTACAGCTGCACAGTTGCTTCAGCACCCATGGTTTGATGCTGGACCCCTTCGACGGCAGCCCAGAGCGCTGGCGGACACGGCTGAGAATCCAGTTGATGGTGCTCCAGAGAACAAAGGCAAGGAGAAAGACGATGAAAGAGATGCAATGGCAGCGGAGCTGGGGAACATCGCCATAGATGGCGCTTCTTCATCCAAGACAGTGAAGGATCCCCAAGCAAGCTCCAAGCAAAAGATTGCAAATGGTACGCCTTCTAAGAAGTGA
- the LOC109755488 gene encoding probable NAD(P)H dehydrogenase (quinone) FQR1-like 1 has translation MGKGGGCVPSKSQRPPPPQRRDRTFIPAPATAAPEPTPTTAAPEPTATTAAPEPAPAPEPRQVRIYVVFYSMYGNVRRLARAVQRGVGSVPGARGILLRVPETLPRAVLARMSALEAAAEMDAEGIPVADPGGLPDADGFLYGFPARYGAMAAQMQAFFDSTAPLCRGQRLAGKPAGFFVSTGTQCGGQETTAWTAITQLAHHGMLFVPIGYTFREGMFEMEELRGGSPYGAGVFAGDGSRPPSELELALAEHHGKYMATLVKRMVHGADA, from the exons ATGGGCAAGGGCGGCGGCTGCGTGCCCAGCAAGAGCCAGCGCCCTCCACCCCCGCAGCGCCGCGACCGCACCTTCATCCCGGCCCCGGCCACTGCCGCACCAGAGCCGACCCCGACCACCGCCGCGCCGGAGCCGACCGCGACCACCGCCGCGCCGGAGCCGGCGCCAGCGCCGGAGCCACGCCAGGTCCGCATCTACGTCGTGTTCTACTCCATGTATGGCAACGTGCGGCGCCTGGCGCGGGCGGTGCAGCGCGGGGTGGGGTCCGTGCCGGGCGCGCGGGGGATCCTGCTCCGCGTGCCGGAGACCCTGCCGCGCGCCGTGCTGGCCCGGATGAGCGCGCTGGAGGCCGCCGCGGAGATGGACGCGGAGGGTATCCCCGTGGCGGACCCCGGCGGGCTCCCCGACGCCGACGGCTTCCTCTACGGCTTCCCCGCGCGGTACGGCGCCATGGCCGCGCAGATGCAGGCCTTCTTCGACTCCACCGCGCCGCTCTGCCGCGGCCAGCGCCTCGCCGGCAAGCCCGCCGGCTTCTTCGTCAGCACCGGCACCCAGTGCGGCGGCCAGGAGACCACCGC GTGGACGGCGATCACGCAGCTGGCGCACCACGGCATGCTGTTCGTGCCCATCGGGTACACCTTCAGAGAGGGGATGTTCGAGATGGAGGAGCTCCGCGGGGGCTCGCCGTACGGCGCCGGGGTGTTCGCCGGCGACGGCTCCAGGCCGCCCAGCGAGCTGGAGCTGGCCCTCGCCGAGCACCACGGCAAGTACATGGCCACGCTGGTCAAGAGGATGGTGCACGGCGCCGATGCCTGA
- the LOC109755489 gene encoding uncharacterized protein codes for MANPEASKPPGPGPDEAATGRRADETAREDGAGNPPPPPFLEVTCRSSGEVRRFAAGTTARYALHAVNRKLAPGAPAALHVEAAKEGEEPVCFGPTAPLADYGRGWRLQTVTEQDAPGAHHHAHHAPPPGDGGKGARERELLRKKGASVYLAKIGLAFVFLFLLGGLFTYLLETIPDMILASSSTPQSM; via the exons ATGGCGAATCCGGAGGCGAGCAAGCCGCCGGGACCGGGACCGGACgaggcggcgacggggcggcgagCTGACGAGACGGCGCGCGAGGACGGCGCCGGCAACCCCCCTCCCCCGCCG TTCCTGGAGGTGACCTGCAGGAGCTCCGGCGAGGTGCGGCGGTTCGCGGCCGGGACGACCGCCCGGTACGCGCTGCACGCGGTGAACCGCAAGCTGGCCCCCGGCGCCCCGGCGGCGCTGCACGTGGAGGCGGCCAAGGAGGGCGAGGAGCCCGTGTGCTTCGGCCCCACCGCGCCCCTCGCCGACTACGGCCGCGGCTGGCGCCTCCAGACCGTCACGGAGCAGGACGCTCCGGGCGCCCATCATCACGCGCACCACGCGCCGCCGCCCGGAGACGGGGGGAAGGGGGCTCGCGAGAGGGAGCTGCTGAGGAAGAAGGGCGCCTCCGTGTACCTCGCCAAGATCGGGCTCGCCTTCGTCTTCCTGTTCCTGCTCGGCGGGCTCTTCACCTACCTGCTCGAGACCATCCCCGACATGATCCTCGCCTCCAGTTCCACTCCTCAGTCCATGTAG